A single genomic interval of Oceanithermus profundus DSM 14977 harbors:
- the ccsA gene encoding cytochrome c biogenesis protein CcsA, with protein MTAALAGLGALVLLASLVWDERRSGWSLWFFFAAAVWHAVTTGQVLGSSFEAAMLLVIGLVGVARGYAARPRWRTWVRYAYATALFFALLSLRFVGTTSGPLPWSLVVFHAGVLTLAYVSLTVAFLAAVAGWAQHRRLKSAPWRSLSAPPLVGLARLEGPYLRAGYVLYTVGVLTGMAWAWRLWGSPVAPDVKELATLVTWALFTLLLLEYRPGRVGGGRVLLWWAAYAALVFVFFVAPYWGGRHPV; from the coding sequence GTGACCGCCGCCCTGGCCGGCCTGGGGGCGCTCGTACTCCTGGCCTCGCTGGTCTGGGACGAGCGGCGCTCGGGCTGGTCGCTGTGGTTCTTCTTCGCGGCGGCCGTCTGGCACGCCGTCACCACCGGACAGGTGCTGGGTTCCTCGTTCGAAGCGGCGATGCTGCTCGTCATCGGGCTGGTCGGGGTGGCGCGGGGCTACGCGGCCCGGCCCCGCTGGCGCACCTGGGTGCGCTACGCCTACGCCACCGCGCTCTTCTTCGCGCTGCTCTCGCTGCGTTTCGTGGGCACCACGAGCGGACCGCTGCCCTGGTCGCTGGTGGTGTTTCACGCGGGGGTCCTCACCCTCGCTTACGTGAGCCTGACCGTGGCCTTCCTGGCGGCGGTGGCGGGCTGGGCCCAGCACCGCCGGCTCAAGTCCGCCCCCTGGCGTTCGCTCTCCGCACCGCCGCTCGTGGGCCTGGCGCGGCTCGAGGGCCCCTACCTGCGCGCCGGCTACGTCCTCTACACGGTGGGGGTGCTCACGGGGATGGCCTGGGCCTGGCGCCTGTGGGGGAGCCCGGTCGCCCCCGACGTCAAGGAGCTGGCCACGCTGGTGACCTGGGCGCTGTTCACGCTGCTGCTGCTCGAATACCGGCCGGGCCGCGTCGGCGGCGGCCGGGTGCTCCTCTGGTGGGCGGCCTACGCCGCCCTGGTCTTCGTCTTCTTCGTGGCCCCGTACTGGGGCGGACGCCACCCCGTTTAG
- a CDS encoding alpha/beta hydrolase, translating into MVEVRGRRVVITPPAGAVAFVADVTDWTHDPWPLRGPVELELPRGAILEYAFLDAAGAPLADPDNPASAQNPWRPYARVVRLRGAPSPPSYPKALLGRVHPLRTGGRRIVVYEPPAGPAASLLVFDGVAYHRIGRLAHAAEALWRDGAIVPLRLVFSEPEDREREYRFDPALERHLLDDVLPAVEAAFGPGGPWGAWGASLGGLAALWLGLEHPDVFARVGAQSPALLAAPGGRDARRDPEWLAERYRRAERGPARVALQVGRLEWLLAPARRFAAVLAERGTAHEYREYPSGHNWTTWRIGAAEGLVDLFGADLDVR; encoded by the coding sequence ATGGTCGAGGTCCGGGGCCGCCGCGTCGTGATCACCCCGCCCGCGGGTGCGGTGGCCTTCGTGGCCGACGTGACCGACTGGACCCACGATCCCTGGCCCCTGCGCGGCCCCGTCGAGCTCGAGCTGCCGCGGGGGGCGATCCTGGAGTACGCCTTCCTGGACGCCGCTGGCGCGCCCCTGGCCGACCCCGACAACCCGGCGTCGGCGCAGAACCCCTGGCGCCCGTACGCGCGCGTCGTGCGGCTGCGCGGCGCCCCCTCGCCCCCCTCGTACCCCAAGGCGTTGCTGGGGCGGGTGCACCCGCTGCGCACCGGCGGTCGCCGGATCGTCGTCTACGAACCCCCGGCGGGTCCGGCGGCCTCGCTGCTCGTCTTCGACGGGGTGGCCTACCACCGCATCGGCAGGCTGGCGCACGCCGCCGAGGCGCTGTGGCGCGACGGGGCGATCGTGCCGCTGCGGCTCGTCTTCAGCGAGCCCGAGGACCGCGAACGCGAGTACCGCTTTGACCCCGCGCTCGAGCGGCACCTGCTCGACGACGTCCTGCCCGCCGTCGAGGCGGCGTTCGGCCCCGGAGGCCCCTGGGGGGCGTGGGGGGCGAGCCTGGGCGGGCTCGCGGCCCTCTGGCTGGGGCTCGAGCACCCCGACGTCTTCGCGCGGGTCGGCGCCCAGTCCCCGGCGCTGCTGGCCGCACCCGGTGGGCGCGACGCCCGCCGCGACCCCGAGTGGCTTGCGGAACGCTACCGCCGGGCCGAGCGCGGCCCCGCACGGGTCGCGCTGCAGGTGGGCCGGCTCGAGTGGCTGCTGGCTCCGGCGCGCCGCTTCGCGGCGGTGCTGGCGGAGCGGGGGACGGCGCACGAGTACCGCGAGTACCCCAGCGGCCACAACTGGACCACCTGGCGGATCGGCGCGGCGGAGGGGCTGGTGGATCTGTTCGGTGCCGACCTTGACGTAAGATAG
- a CDS encoding DUF2089 domain-containing protein, translating to MPYECPVCHARLEVTGLACPSCQTRIEGRFAVNEFAALPPEQLEILRLFVKTRGNLKEMERILGVSYPTVRARFETLLRVLGYEAEAGSDVSVERARVLEQLEKGEISADEAAELLRALKKH from the coding sequence ATGCCCTACGAATGCCCCGTCTGCCACGCGCGCCTGGAGGTGACGGGACTGGCCTGCCCCAGCTGCCAGACCCGCATCGAGGGGCGTTTCGCCGTCAACGAGTTCGCCGCGCTGCCCCCGGAACAGCTCGAGATCCTGCGCCTCTTCGTCAAGACCCGGGGCAACCTCAAGGAGATGGAGCGCATCCTCGGCGTCAGCTACCCCACGGTGCGGGCGCGCTTCGAGACCCTGCTGCGGGTCCTCGGGTACGAGGCGGAGGCGGGTTCCGACGTGTCCGTGGAGCGGGCGCGGGTGCTCGAACAGCTGGAGAAGGGCGAGATCAGCGCAGATGAGGCGGCGGAGCTGCTGCGTGCTTTAAAGAAACACTGA
- a CDS encoding mechanosensitive ion channel family protein has translation MNKIWSHMRDALERVSGAGPETAGWSERGYQAAAWVGLVVLAWAFAWLGKAVTLRAARRLEPRVRRRLAGGWDLVFWSAALVFAVAVFGLGDPQEVARAAAKLLFVYLVWVALEAFVEGRLVRRGFDPNLVLLLRYVTLTLLVVWGAYMVAGAQIAPVIGALGVLGLAVGLAAQDTFSNFIAGIILLMDRPFKIGDWVQIGGEYGQVEGLTLRTTRLRTPDNESVAIPNAVVAGGEIKNLSAGGPLRLRIPVGVAYRHDPREVRKVLEAVVAAHPKLLSDPAPAVLVTGLGDNSVDFTLVVWIPEHEIPGYPVVAAELTEAAKIALDEAGIEIPFPQRTVWFPEPLRVIQETPSGG, from the coding sequence ATGAACAAAATCTGGTCGCACATGCGCGACGCGCTCGAGCGCGTCAGCGGTGCGGGCCCCGAGACCGCGGGCTGGAGCGAGCGCGGCTACCAGGCGGCCGCCTGGGTGGGCCTGGTCGTCCTCGCCTGGGCCTTCGCCTGGCTGGGCAAGGCGGTCACCCTGCGGGCGGCGCGCCGGCTCGAGCCGCGGGTCCGCCGCCGGCTGGCGGGCGGTTGGGACCTGGTCTTCTGGAGCGCGGCGCTCGTCTTCGCCGTGGCCGTCTTCGGCCTCGGGGATCCGCAGGAGGTGGCGCGCGCCGCGGCCAAACTGCTCTTCGTCTACCTCGTCTGGGTGGCGCTCGAGGCGTTCGTCGAGGGGCGGCTGGTGCGCCGGGGCTTCGACCCCAACCTGGTGCTGCTCCTGCGCTACGTGACCCTGACCCTGCTCGTCGTCTGGGGCGCCTATATGGTGGCGGGGGCGCAGATCGCCCCGGTGATCGGCGCTCTGGGTGTCCTCGGTCTGGCCGTGGGGCTGGCGGCGCAGGACACCTTCTCGAACTTCATCGCCGGCATCATCCTGCTGATGGACCGCCCCTTCAAGATCGGGGACTGGGTGCAGATCGGCGGCGAGTACGGCCAGGTCGAGGGGCTGACGCTGCGCACCACCCGGCTGCGCACCCCCGACAACGAGAGCGTCGCCATCCCCAACGCGGTCGTGGCCGGGGGCGAGATCAAGAACCTCTCGGCCGGCGGTCCCCTGCGGCTGCGCATCCCCGTGGGGGTGGCCTACCGCCACGACCCCCGCGAGGTGCGCAAGGTGCTCGAAGCCGTCGTCGCCGCGCACCCCAAGCTGCTCTCCGACCCCGCGCCGGCGGTGCTGGTGACGGGCCTGGGGGACAACAGCGTGGACTTTACCCTGGTGGTCTGGATTCCCGAGCACGAGATCCCGGGGTACCCGGTCGTGGCCGCCGAGCTCACCGAGGCGGCCAAGATCGCCCTGGACGAGGCCGGCATCGAGATTCCCTTCCCCCAGCGCACCGTCTGGTTCCCCGAGCCGTTGCGGGTGATTCAGGAAACGCCGTCCGGCGGGTAG
- the hemW gene encoding radical SAM family heme chaperone HemW, with amino-acid sequence MRHLYLHVPFCPTICPYCDFHVVRRGPGLVERYLERLAAEAAALHAQRPGTLATLYLGGGTPSYLRDRELARLFAALPWALAPGAEVTLEANPGTLSPARLERLRTLGVNRLSLGVQSFQDPVLARLGRAHKARGALRAVEEALDAGFRVSVDLILGLPGQDVRADLETAAALGVGHVSAYTLQVEPGTPFALVGLEPDPDREAAAFALARTVLGRAGLARYEVSNFARPGEEARHNLAYWRMAEWGGLGPAASAHFYTHAGPGVAERRTNPPLPRWAAGEPPARETIGPLEHAKEGLMMGLRLREGVDLAALARRSGLADLERVLAPAIERLEAEGLLERTESQLRPSEAGLDRLHAALLPLWEALEAAYPPDGVS; translated from the coding sequence ATGCGCCACCTCTACCTGCACGTCCCCTTCTGCCCCACGATCTGCCCCTACTGCGACTTCCACGTCGTGCGCCGGGGGCCGGGGCTGGTGGAGCGTTACCTGGAGCGGCTCGCGGCCGAGGCTGCAGCCCTCCACGCCCAACGGCCGGGAACGCTCGCCACCCTCTACCTGGGCGGCGGGACGCCCAGCTACCTGCGCGACCGCGAGCTCGCGCGCCTCTTCGCCGCCCTGCCCTGGGCGCTCGCGCCCGGCGCGGAGGTGACCCTCGAGGCCAACCCCGGCACCCTCTCCCCGGCCCGGCTCGAACGGCTGCGCACGCTGGGGGTGAACCGCCTCTCGCTGGGGGTGCAGAGTTTCCAGGACCCGGTGCTCGCGCGCCTGGGCCGCGCCCACAAGGCCCGCGGCGCGCTCCGGGCCGTGGAGGAGGCGCTGGACGCGGGGTTTCGGGTCTCTGTGGACCTGATCCTGGGGCTGCCCGGCCAGGACGTGAGGGCCGACCTGGAGACCGCGGCGGCGCTGGGGGTGGGCCACGTCTCCGCCTACACGCTGCAGGTCGAACCCGGAACGCCCTTCGCCCTGGTGGGGCTCGAGCCCGACCCCGACCGCGAGGCGGCGGCCTTCGCCCTGGCCCGAACGGTGCTCGGCCGGGCCGGGCTGGCGCGCTACGAGGTAAGCAACTTCGCCCGGCCCGGCGAGGAGGCGCGCCACAACCTCGCCTACTGGCGCATGGCGGAATGGGGCGGGCTGGGGCCCGCGGCCAGCGCCCACTTCTACACCCACGCGGGCCCGGGCGTGGCCGAACGGCGCACGAACCCGCCGCTGCCGCGCTGGGCGGCGGGCGAGCCGCCCGCGCGCGAAACGATCGGCCCCCTCGAGCACGCTAAGGAAGGCCTGATGATGGGGCTGCGCCTGCGCGAGGGGGTGGACCTCGCCGCGCTGGCGCGCCGGAGCGGCCTCGCCGACCTCGAACGCGTGCTCGCCCCGGCCATCGAGCGGCTGGAGGCGGAGGGGCTGCTCGAGCGCACGGAATCGCAGCTCCGGCCCAGCGAAGCCGGCCTCGACCGGCTGCACGCGGCGCTGCTGCCGCTGTGGGAGGCGCTGGAGGCGGCCTACCCGCCGGACGGCGTTTCCTGA
- a CDS encoding SHOCT-like domain-containing protein codes for MDEFMRIAKLLEEGKIDPEEAGRLLEALDEGGRAPAAAGAAGRLRARLERADLEVRVREGLSAPVVEEDGGLGLRLEAADGGWQLTGTSRQRFLGAFGLLSARKAAVLALPVGVGLELRLGQGEVRVEGVLPALKAQLGQGRLRFAAAEALDVQLGQGEVQGSVRITGGRHRVRLGMGRVKLVLAEGSDVQLHASTSLGELRVRGGLQHRGEGRAQHFEGALGSGQGRLEIAVGMGEVEVETP; via the coding sequence ATGGATGAGTTCATGCGGATCGCCAAACTGCTCGAAGAGGGCAAGATCGACCCCGAGGAGGCGGGGCGGCTGCTCGAGGCGCTGGACGAAGGCGGGCGGGCGCCCGCCGCGGCGGGCGCCGCCGGGCGCCTGCGGGCGCGCCTCGAACGCGCCGACCTGGAGGTGCGCGTGCGGGAGGGGCTGAGCGCCCCCGTCGTCGAAGAGGACGGCGGCTTGGGGCTGCGGCTCGAGGCCGCCGACGGGGGCTGGCAGCTCACGGGAACCTCGCGGCAGCGCTTCCTCGGCGCCTTCGGCCTGCTTTCGGCCCGAAAGGCGGCGGTGCTGGCGCTCCCGGTCGGGGTGGGGCTCGAGCTGCGGCTGGGCCAGGGCGAGGTCCGCGTCGAGGGTGTGCTGCCGGCGCTGAAGGCGCAGCTGGGCCAGGGGAGGCTGCGCTTCGCCGCCGCCGAAGCGCTGGACGTGCAGCTGGGCCAGGGCGAGGTCCAGGGAAGCGTCCGCATCACCGGCGGCCGTCACCGCGTGCGGCTGGGCATGGGCAGGGTGAAGCTGGTCCTGGCGGAAGGAAGCGACGTGCAGTTGCACGCGAGCACGAGCCTCGGCGAGCTCAGGGTCCGCGGCGGCCTGCAGCACCGCGGGGAAGGGCGCGCCCAGCACTTCGAGGGCGCGCTGGGCAGCGGGCAGGGCCGGCTTGAGATCGCCGTAGGCATGGGGGAAGTGGAGGTGGAGACGCCATGA
- a CDS encoding redoxin domain-containing protein: MSVNVGDPIPQATVFNKDLEPVDLAAYGRGRPLVILFFPGSFTSVCEKELCTFRDSMAAYNEVGAQVVGISVDTPFCQAAFAEKNRIDYPLLSDFNKEAIRAFGVVLPELKGLKELAQRAAFVADAKGKIRWAWIADNPGQEPPYDEVAAAVRAL; this comes from the coding sequence ATGAGCGTAAACGTAGGCGACCCCATACCCCAGGCCACCGTGTTCAACAAGGACCTCGAGCCCGTCGACCTCGCCGCGTACGGTCGCGGCCGGCCGCTGGTGATCCTCTTCTTCCCCGGATCGTTCACCTCGGTCTGCGAGAAGGAGCTCTGCACCTTCCGCGACAGCATGGCGGCCTACAACGAGGTCGGCGCCCAGGTCGTGGGCATCAGCGTCGACACCCCGTTCTGCCAGGCGGCCTTCGCCGAGAAGAACCGCATCGACTACCCGCTGCTCTCCGACTTCAACAAGGAGGCCATCCGCGCCTTCGGCGTGGTGCTGCCCGAACTCAAGGGCCTCAAGGAGCTGGCGCAGCGCGCCGCCTTCGTAGCGGACGCCAAGGGGAAGATTCGCTGGGCCTGGATCGCCGACAATCCCGGCCAGGAACCGCCCTACGACGAGGTCGCGGCGGCCGTCCGCGCCCTCTAG
- a CDS encoding NYN domain-containing protein: MDRLALFIDGSFVYNCAKRMGWNVDHRKVIEHFPSGFALFNAFYYAPITDWNDERQQKFLDALIFMGYSVRSREVRGEAPSFEAHIATDLLITAPRWDVALLASGAAQLVPAVEAVRTMGKEVHLLGIPELVDLDIRSATDRFIDLKEYRELLEREGGGRRVFPDVTQELANTENAGAEASEEPRTEEG; this comes from the coding sequence GTGGATAGATTGGCTTTGTTTATTGACGGCTCGTTCGTGTACAACTGCGCCAAGCGGATGGGCTGGAACGTGGACCATCGCAAGGTGATCGAGCACTTCCCTTCCGGTTTCGCGCTCTTCAACGCCTTCTACTACGCGCCGATCACCGACTGGAACGACGAACGGCAACAAAAGTTCCTGGACGCCCTGATCTTCATGGGCTACTCGGTGCGCTCGCGCGAGGTGCGCGGCGAGGCGCCCAGCTTCGAGGCGCACATCGCCACCGACCTGCTCATCACCGCCCCCCGCTGGGACGTGGCGCTCCTCGCGAGCGGCGCGGCGCAGCTGGTGCCCGCGGTGGAGGCGGTGCGCACGATGGGCAAGGAGGTGCACCTTCTGGGCATTCCCGAGCTCGTCGACCTCGACATCCGCAGCGCCACCGACCGCTTCATCGACCTCAAGGAATACCGGGAGCTGCTCGAGCGCGAGGGCGGCGGCCGCCGCGTTTTCCCCGACGTGACCCAGGAGCTCGCGAACACCGAAAACGCGGGTGCCGAGGCCTCCGAGGAGCCCCGAACCGAAGAGGGCTAG
- a CDS encoding class I SAM-dependent methyltransferase → MPRDWDAYYQGSPEAFDPAFVVRAYGFLLPDGEVLDLAGGTGRNAFFLACRGHRVFLLEKSAVAVERVRAMAQRRRAAVHALVADLEAAPGDLPPGPFAGVVVSYFVSRPLMAQLAPRLKPGGLALVEGFNRSEALRRGRPESPHYWEPGELMRPPEGLELLAAGEGWQGLAYRSWAVWRRG, encoded by the coding sequence GTGCCGCGCGACTGGGACGCCTACTACCAGGGCAGCCCCGAAGCCTTCGACCCCGCCTTCGTGGTGCGGGCCTACGGTTTCCTGCTGCCCGACGGGGAGGTGCTCGACCTTGCCGGGGGAACGGGGCGCAACGCCTTCTTCCTGGCCTGCCGGGGGCACCGCGTCTTCCTGCTGGAGAAAAGCGCGGTCGCCGTCGAACGGGTGCGCGCCATGGCGCAACGGCGGCGCGCCGCGGTGCACGCCCTGGTGGCCGACCTGGAGGCCGCGCCCGGCGACCTTCCCCCCGGCCCCTTCGCGGGCGTGGTCGTCAGCTACTTCGTCAGCCGGCCGCTGATGGCCCAGCTCGCGCCGCGGCTCAAGCCGGGAGGCCTGGCCCTCGTCGAGGGGTTCAACCGCAGCGAGGCGCTGCGGCGGGGGCGGCCCGAAAGCCCGCACTACTGGGAGCCGGGCGAGTTGATGCGCCCCCCCGAGGGGCTCGAGCTGCTGGCGGCGGGGGAGGGCTGGCAGGGGCTGGCCTACCGCAGCTGGGCGGTCTGGCGCCGGGGCTGA
- a CDS encoding uroporphyrinogen-III synthase, whose protein sequence is MEGVVLTRNPEKDRELARRLDAFGVPYASVPLLEHAPGPDFPDLAGALGEAWAWVAVTSPTAAGFLARAWEAAGRPALRVAALGGGTARALERAGLTPEFTAPEAYGRALAETLPEPGPLLWPTSSRAGEELGRVLEARGFRVRRLDAYTTRPRPLAPEEVARLEAAAVAAVASPSAVAAWVRAAAARPPLAAIGRVTAEAARAAGFVCVVWPERPGVAGWAERIRDLYEEKGHLP, encoded by the coding sequence GTGGAAGGGGTCGTCCTCACCCGCAACCCCGAGAAGGACCGCGAGCTCGCCCGTCGCCTCGACGCCTTCGGGGTGCCGTACGCGAGCGTCCCCTTGCTGGAGCACGCGCCCGGACCCGACTTCCCCGACCTCGCCGGTGCGTTGGGCGAGGCCTGGGCCTGGGTGGCCGTGACCTCGCCCACCGCGGCCGGTTTCCTGGCGCGCGCCTGGGAGGCGGCGGGGCGGCCGGCGCTGCGGGTGGCGGCGCTGGGCGGAGGCACGGCCCGGGCGCTCGAGCGCGCGGGGCTCACGCCCGAGTTCACCGCCCCCGAGGCCTACGGCCGGGCGCTGGCCGAGACCCTGCCGGAGCCCGGCCCGCTGCTCTGGCCCACCTCGAGCCGGGCCGGGGAGGAGCTGGGCCGCGTCTTGGAGGCCCGGGGCTTCCGGGTGCGGCGGCTCGACGCCTACACCACCCGCCCCCGGCCGCTCGCGCCGGAAGAGGTCGCGCGGCTCGAGGCCGCCGCCGTCGCGGCGGTCGCCTCGCCCTCGGCGGTGGCGGCTTGGGTGCGCGCCGCCGCGGCCCGCCCTCCGCTGGCCGCGATTGGGCGCGTGACCGCGGAGGCGGCGCGCGCCGCCGGCTTCGTCTGCGTGGTCTGGCCGGAGCGGCCCGGGGTCGCGGGCTGGGCCGAACGAATCCGCGACTTGTACGAGGAAAAGGGACACCTGCCCTGA
- a CDS encoding YgaP family membrane protein, with protein sequence MGCNVGKGDQIFRFVLGVVLLLAYFLGWIAGTWGTVALIVGIILVVTAAFRFCPLYRLLGVNTCEPQKG encoded by the coding sequence ATGGGCTGCAACGTTGGGAAGGGAGATCAGATCTTCCGTTTCGTGCTCGGTGTGGTGCTGCTCCTCGCCTACTTCCTGGGCTGGATCGCCGGTACCTGGGGTACGGTCGCGCTCATCGTCGGCATCATCCTGGTGGTCACGGCCGCTTTCCGCTTCTGCCCGCTGTACCGCCTGCTCGGGGTCAACACCTGCGAGCCGCAGAAGGGCTGA
- a CDS encoding SHOCT-like domain-containing protein encodes MNEERKRILQMLAEGQITTEEAAELIEALGDAPHADAELRPGGPARLLRIYVHDPEDATEVKVNLPLALARFALKFIPEEQRAQIAEAGFDLDELLASLKSETPEGRLVELEQADGTRVIIEVV; translated from the coding sequence ATGAACGAAGAACGCAAACGAATCCTGCAGATGTTGGCCGAAGGGCAGATCACCACGGAAGAGGCGGCCGAGCTGATCGAGGCGCTGGGCGACGCGCCGCATGCGGATGCGGAGCTGCGGCCGGGGGGTCCGGCGCGGCTGTTGCGCATCTACGTGCACGACCCGGAGGACGCCACCGAGGTCAAGGTCAACCTGCCGCTGGCGCTGGCGCGCTTCGCGCTCAAGTTCATCCCCGAAGAGCAGCGGGCCCAGATCGCCGAGGCCGGTTTCGACCTCGACGAGCTGCTGGCCTCGCTGAAGAGCGAGACGCCCGAGGGCCGGTTGGTCGAGCTCGAGCAGGCCGACGGCACCCGGGTGATCATCGAGGTCGTATGA
- a CDS encoding zinc-binding dehydrogenase: MQAVVMNARGGPGVLGPATLPDPEPGPGEVRVRVRAVALNHLDVWVRKGAASPELPLPHVLGSDVSGVVDALGPGVEADLLGREVVLNPGLSCGRCEACLAGRDNLCGEYRILGEHVWGGYAEYVVVPQANLLPKPANLSFEEAAAVPLVFLTAWQMVVDKLKVRPGEWLLVMAAGSGVGSAALQIGRLFGARVLAAAGSEEKLERARALGAEQTVNYREPGWHRRVRELTGGGAHAVADHTGAEFWEGVLKATRNGGRIALVGASSGYLAQTPLAHVFYRQLTIYGSTMGSKARLFEVMRHVQAGALRPVVGRVLPLAEAARGHALLEDRAVFGKVVLTVGDDQR, encoded by the coding sequence ATGCAAGCCGTGGTCATGAACGCCCGCGGCGGGCCCGGGGTGCTCGGGCCCGCCACGCTGCCCGATCCCGAACCGGGGCCGGGCGAGGTGCGCGTGCGCGTACGCGCGGTCGCGCTCAACCACCTCGACGTCTGGGTGCGCAAGGGGGCGGCCTCGCCCGAGCTGCCGCTGCCGCACGTCCTGGGCTCCGACGTCAGCGGCGTCGTGGACGCGTTGGGTCCGGGCGTGGAGGCGGACCTGCTGGGCCGCGAGGTCGTGCTGAATCCCGGCCTCTCCTGCGGGCGGTGCGAAGCCTGCCTGGCGGGACGCGACAACCTCTGCGGCGAGTACCGGATCCTCGGCGAACACGTCTGGGGCGGGTACGCCGAGTACGTCGTCGTTCCCCAGGCCAACCTCCTCCCCAAACCGGCGAACCTGAGCTTCGAAGAGGCCGCCGCGGTGCCGCTCGTCTTCCTGACCGCGTGGCAGATGGTGGTCGACAAGCTGAAGGTGCGCCCGGGCGAGTGGCTGCTCGTCATGGCCGCGGGCTCGGGCGTGGGCAGCGCGGCGCTGCAGATCGGGCGGCTCTTCGGCGCCCGGGTGCTCGCCGCCGCGGGCAGCGAGGAGAAGCTGGAGCGGGCGCGGGCGCTGGGGGCGGAACAGACGGTGAACTACCGCGAACCCGGCTGGCACCGGCGGGTGCGCGAGCTCACCGGCGGCGGCGCGCACGCGGTGGCCGACCATACCGGCGCCGAGTTCTGGGAAGGGGTCCTCAAGGCCACCCGCAACGGAGGCCGGATCGCGCTCGTCGGGGCGTCCTCCGGCTACCTGGCCCAGACCCCGCTGGCCCACGTCTTCTACCGCCAGCTGACGATCTACGGCTCGACGATGGGCTCGAAGGCGCGCCTCTTCGAGGTGATGCGCCACGTCCAGGCCGGGGCGCTTCGCCCGGTGGTGGGCCGGGTGCTGCCGCTCGCAGAGGCGGCCCGGGGCCACGCGCTGCTGGAAGACCGCGCCGTCTTCGGCAAGGTGGTGCTGACCGTGGGCGACGATCAAAGGTAA
- the hemA gene encoding glutamyl-tRNA reductase → MEPPLELVGISHKTAPIGVRECVAVSGARLGVLLGELADEADEAVVVSTCNRTEVYLVRPRRSALEIYRDHLGQYTAYAYRHRGQAALRHLFRVAAGLDSLVVGEAQILGQVKNGLFAAREAGTTGPISEQAFQTAIAAGKRARAETAIGRGATSVAYAAVDLARAVFGDLAGLRALVLGAGEMAERVLEHLAHYGAREVWVLNRTLENAEKLAGRYGGRACGMEHVAEALAWADIVIASAAAPHYVVRESRVREVLETRTQPLFLIDIALPRNVDPAVGRLAGAYLYNLDDLETVAEKNRAARAGELPRVERIVEDELAGWMEWYAGHVAADRIQRLKAWIEDGLRRELEAALGGAARGEELERLVRRLSGKTAHPLIQMAKDPKLGPRLERMLEG, encoded by the coding sequence GTGGAACCGCCGCTGGAGCTCGTCGGAATCAGCCACAAGACCGCACCCATCGGGGTGCGCGAATGCGTGGCGGTCTCCGGGGCGCGCCTCGGGGTGCTGCTCGGGGAACTGGCCGACGAGGCCGACGAGGCCGTGGTCGTCTCGACCTGCAACCGCACCGAGGTCTACCTGGTGCGGCCGCGGCGTTCGGCGCTCGAGATCTACCGCGACCACCTGGGCCAATACACCGCGTACGCCTACCGCCACCGCGGTCAGGCGGCGCTCAGGCACCTCTTCCGCGTCGCCGCGGGGCTCGACAGCCTGGTGGTGGGGGAGGCGCAGATCCTGGGTCAGGTCAAGAACGGCCTCTTCGCCGCGCGCGAGGCCGGCACGACCGGCCCCATCAGCGAACAGGCGTTCCAAACGGCGATCGCCGCCGGCAAGCGGGCGCGCGCCGAGACCGCGATCGGCCGCGGCGCCACCAGCGTGGCCTACGCCGCGGTGGACCTCGCCCGCGCCGTCTTCGGGGACCTGGCGGGCCTGCGGGCCCTGGTCCTGGGCGCCGGCGAGATGGCCGAGCGGGTGCTCGAGCACCTGGCCCACTACGGCGCCCGCGAGGTCTGGGTGCTGAACCGCACCCTCGAGAACGCGGAAAAGCTCGCCGGGCGTTACGGCGGCCGGGCCTGCGGCATGGAGCACGTGGCCGAGGCGCTGGCCTGGGCCGACATCGTCATCGCCTCCGCGGCCGCCCCCCACTACGTGGTGCGCGAGTCGCGGGTGCGCGAGGTGCTGGAGACCCGCACCCAACCGCTCTTCCTCATCGACATCGCCCTGCCGCGCAACGTGGACCCGGCGGTGGGCCGGCTGGCCGGCGCCTACCTCTACAACCTCGACGACCTGGAGACCGTGGCCGAGAAGAACCGCGCGGCGCGCGCGGGCGAGCTGCCCCGGGTGGAACGCATCGTGGAGGACGAGCTCGCCGGCTGGATGGAGTGGTACGCCGGCCACGTCGCCGCCGACCGGATCCAGCGGCTCAAGGCCTGGATCGAGGACGGGCTGCGGCGGGAGCTCGAAGCGGCCCTCGGCGGTGCGGCGCGAGGCGAGGAGCTTGAGCGGCTGGTGCGGCGGCTCAGCGGCAAGACCGCGCACCCCCTGATTCAGATGGCCAAGGATCCCAAGCTGGGGCCGCGGCTCGAGCGGATGCTGGAGGGCTAG